One Bacteroidota bacterium genomic window carries:
- a CDS encoding transglycosylase domain-containing protein: protein MKESSEFTLPIKGFTSLLLKVAAIFIVGLLLLILSLQFMVHWGIFGPLPDETELRQLKNNQASDIISVDNRLLGRYYYENRTNASLDEIPVSFLHALIATEDVRFYKHKGVDFRSSMRVLIKSVILGNKSAGGGSTLSQQLAKNLFPRKQYRLFNMPIAKIKEIKIALRLEKIYTKDEILSLYLNTVSFGENTYGIETASLVYFSKKPAELNVQEGALLVGLLKANTSYNPRLHREAALKRRNTVLAQMKKHKFLMKEAADSILDLPLELRYRPFNHTEGPAPYFREQLRQELGEILKDAKKPDGTPYNLYADGLNIYTTVNYTMQLLAEEALSLHLASLQTRFDAHWKNKEPWKKNPEMARRQIEQSQTYKSLRREGLSHNEALAAMKTPVAMEVYGPKGEHDTLLSPLDSVLHHFKTLQAGVLVMNPFNGDVLVWVGGAGYKFFKFDHVKAKRQAGSTFKPIVYAAALEKGISPCDYFANDSVAYPDYQNWVPQNADLKYGGFYSMKGALAQSVNTVSARIITKVGIQETIELAHKMGISSDLPAVPSLALGAGEVSLYEMVQAYCVFANNGRTVAPRLIRRIENSQGQVIYSDPAHELQDSVLSAQSAQSMLAMLKGTVERGTAQSLQSKYGISSDLAGKTGTTQNHSDGWFMCLTPNLVMGVWVGADNPAVSFRNLSYGQGSAMALPISALFLTKLYADPLYKYLKTSSFKIDPEISETLACSDYVEEYKQPLIDVSAIKEEGVGEFIRKVFGRKKNQLEVDKE from the coding sequence ATGAAAGAAAGTTCAGAATTTACTTTACCCATAAAAGGTTTTACAAGTTTACTGCTTAAGGTAGCAGCTATTTTTATTGTCGGTTTGCTTTTACTTATCCTATCGCTGCAATTTATGGTTCATTGGGGTATATTTGGCCCATTACCCGACGAAACCGAGTTACGCCAACTGAAAAACAACCAGGCTTCGGATATCATCTCGGTCGATAATCGTTTGTTGGGCAGGTACTATTACGAGAACCGTACCAATGCCAGTCTTGACGAAATTCCAGTGAGCTTTTTACACGCTCTGATTGCCACAGAAGATGTGCGTTTTTACAAACACAAGGGAGTCGATTTTCGCAGCTCTATGAGGGTATTGATTAAATCGGTGATTTTAGGTAATAAAAGTGCCGGTGGTGGCAGTACACTGAGCCAGCAACTGGCCAAGAACCTTTTCCCTCGTAAACAATACCGGCTGTTCAACATGCCCATAGCCAAAATCAAGGAGATAAAAATTGCCTTAAGGCTGGAGAAAATCTATACCAAAGACGAAATCCTAAGCTTATACCTCAACACCGTATCGTTTGGCGAAAACACCTATGGCATCGAAACAGCCTCGCTGGTTTATTTCAGTAAAAAGCCAGCGGAGCTCAATGTGCAGGAGGGTGCCCTGCTGGTGGGGCTTTTAAAGGCCAATACCAGCTATAATCCACGCCTGCACCGCGAAGCAGCACTTAAGCGTCGTAACACAGTGCTGGCGCAAATGAAAAAGCATAAATTCCTTATGAAAGAGGCTGCTGATTCAATCCTTGACTTGCCCCTCGAACTGCGCTACAGACCGTTTAACCATACCGAAGGTCCGGCACCTTATTTTCGCGAACAGCTGCGCCAGGAGCTAGGTGAAATTCTGAAAGACGCAAAAAAACCCGATGGAACGCCTTACAACCTCTACGCCGATGGCTTGAACATTTATACCACGGTGAATTATACCATGCAGCTATTGGCCGAAGAGGCGTTAAGCCTGCATCTGGCCAGCCTGCAGACAAGATTCGATGCGCATTGGAAAAACAAGGAGCCCTGGAAGAAGAATCCTGAAATGGCCCGTCGGCAAATAGAACAAAGCCAGACCTATAAAAGTCTCCGGAGAGAAGGCTTATCGCATAACGAGGCGCTCGCAGCCATGAAAACACCCGTTGCCATGGAGGTTTATGGCCCAAAAGGTGAGCACGACACACTCCTCTCTCCACTCGATTCGGTGCTTCATCATTTTAAAACCCTTCAGGCTGGTGTGTTGGTCATGAATCCTTTCAATGGCGATGTGTTGGTTTGGGTCGGAGGCGCCGGGTATAAGTTTTTCAAATTCGACCATGTAAAAGCCAAAAGGCAGGCAGGATCGACCTTTAAGCCCATTGTGTATGCAGCGGCACTTGAAAAAGGAATCTCGCCTTGCGACTATTTTGCCAACGACAGTGTGGCTTACCCCGATTACCAGAACTGGGTACCTCAAAATGCCGATTTAAAGTATGGTGGCTTCTATTCCATGAAAGGCGCCCTGGCTCAATCCGTAAATACAGTAAGTGCAAGAATCATTACAAAGGTTGGTATTCAGGAGACCATTGAACTTGCGCATAAAATGGGAATAAGCTCTGATCTTCCGGCTGTACCTTCTCTTGCACTTGGTGCAGGCGAAGTTTCGCTATACGAAATGGTACAGGCTTATTGCGTATTTGCCAACAATGGCCGCACGGTTGCCCCCCGACTTATTAGACGTATCGAGAACTCGCAGGGTCAGGTAATTTATTCCGATCCTGCCCATGAGCTCCAGGATTCTGTGCTGAGCGCACAATCGGCACAAAGCATGTTAGCTATGCTGAAGGGTACTGTGGAACGTGGAACTGCCCAAAGTTTGCAATCGAAATATGGCATTTCAAGTGATCTGGCCGGAAAAACGGGCACCACCCAGAACCATAGCGATGGTTGGTTTATGTGCCTGACGCCTAACCTGGTTATGGGAGTATGGGTAGGTGCTGACAATCCGGCAGTGAGTTTCCGTAATTTAAGTTATGGACAGGGAAGCGCAATGGCTTTGCCCATTAGCGCACTGTTTCTTACAAAGCTTTATGCCGATCCACTGTATAAATACCTTAAAACAAGCAGCTTTAAAATCGATCCGGAAATATCAGAAACACTTGCATGCAGCGACTATGTCGAAGAATACAAGCAACCACTCATTGATGTTTCAGCGATTAAGGAAGAAGGTGTAGGTGAATTTATTCGCAAGGTGTTTGGACGTAAGAAGAATCAATTGGAGGTAGATAAAGAATAA